The following are encoded together in the Malaya genurostris strain Urasoe2022 chromosome 3, Malgen_1.1, whole genome shotgun sequence genome:
- the LOC131434135 gene encoding uncharacterized protein LOC131434135 gives MSSRSKTGAKNGSKKTRSNAMLGVKGGCEVQVEDGACSSVSVVVEENSEANKQPDETLPGQACKTCDGPDTDDMVQCDECDKWYHFACVGVTKEIENQSWSCLKCVKAKEVQRRTTIPNQNPALVKQLSDRRNEEPVATEDQQLPGAQPFQSPKTDTSFGTKAESKQSVTGALSVVSRISSKCSLLKLELMKLEEEHELEKQAAEKRRLYVDRKYDILKQLANRSNVGSCDGLSRANDGVENGRSRVNDWIKNVNAFQDERNESNQRSEYFSPQKFSTFISSCIAREQSSPGNEQRSESNKSHHDQQSYSEVSCSYIRNFSQRSIQESETRNQRRENQQRTGTGGSYNGNPNDDELNQSIRQSHTYDRSGYKRASIRGPSIPFQNHSVQQHAAPPTRQQLAARQAVSRDLPTFSGNPEDWPIFFSSFNSTTSMCGFSNDENIVRLQKCLKGRAYEAVKSRLMHPSNVPGIIGTLQMMFD, from the exons ATGTCAAGTCGATCTAAGACGGGCGCGAAGAACGGTTCTAAGAAAACGCGATCGAATGCGATGTTAGGTGTTAAAGGTGGGTGCGAAGTCCAAGTGGAAGATGGTGCGTGTAGTAGTGTGTCAGTGGTGGTCGAGGAAAACTCGGAGGCAAATAAGCAACCGGACGAAACTCTACCCGGACAAGCATGCAAGACATGCGATGGTCCGGACACCGACGACATGGTTCAGTGTGACGAGTGCGATAAGTGGTATCATTTTGCTTGCGTGGGGGTAACGAAGGAGATCGAGAACCAGAGCTGGAGCTGTCTCAAATGCGTTAAGGCAAAAGAGGTCCAGCGACGAACTACAATCCCCAACCAGAATCCAGCGCTAGTGAAGCAATTATCCGACCGCAGAAACGAAGAACCAGTAGCTACAGAGGATCAACAACTTCCCGGTGCACAACCGTTTCAATCACCAAAAACGGATACCTCGTTCGGGACAAAGGCAGAATCAAAACAGTCAGTCACAGGAGCCTTATCAGTTGTTTCACGTATTTCCTCAAAATGTTCGTTGCTGAAATTGGAGTTAATGAAACTGGAGGAGGAACACGAGCTCGAAAAACAGGCAGCTGAGAAGCGGCGTCTGTACGTTGACAGAAAGTATGACATTCTTAAGCAGTTGGCAAACCGATCAAACGTTGGTTCCTGTGACGGGTTAAGTCGAGCGAATGACGGTGTGGAAAATGGTCGTAGTCGAGTGAACGATTGGATAAAAAACGTAAACGCATTCCAAGATGAAAGAAATGAATCGAATCAGCGTTCAGAGTATTTCAGTCCTCAGAAATTTTCTACATTCATTTCTTCTTGCATTGCCAGAGAACAATCTAGTCCTGGGAATGAACAACGTTCGGAATCAAATAAGTCTCATCACGATCAGCAGTCGTATTCGGAAGTTTCTTGCAGCTACATAAGAAATTTCAGTCAAAGGTCGATCCAGGAATCGGAAACACGAAATCAACGCCGTGAAAATCAGCAGCGCACCGGAACCGGTGGTAGTTACAATGGAAATCCCAACGATGATGAATTAAATCAATCGATACGTCAGTCACATACGTACGATAGATCCGGCTACAAGCGCGCTTCGATCCGCGGCCCATCTATTCCGTTTCAAAACCATTCAGTGCAACAGCATGCAGCTCCGCCGACCAGACAGCAGCTTGCAGCTCGTCAAGCGGTGTCGAGGGACTTGCCCACGTTTTCCGGCAATCCGGAGGATTGGCCGATCTTCTTCTCGTCGTTCAACAGTACAACATCAATGTGTGGATTCTCAAACGATGAGAATATCGTTCGACTGCAGAAGTGTTTAAAGGGTCGTGCATACGAAGCAGTGAAAAGTAGACTGATGCACCCGTCCAATGTTCCGGGAATAATCGGAACCCTTCAGATGATGTTTG ATTAA
- the LOC131438448 gene encoding uncharacterized protein LOC131438448 — protein MPPLKEEKLESIVEFAVSVQNFCATVDACGLEDHLYNVSLLQQLVNKLPSSIKLDWARHRRSVPRVNLATFGNWVYSLAEVISTVSIPSIIQEPKLARNDGRNNKKTSGFLNAHLESPEQNTVDTLSNAKYAEKTQPVFRDRLYNPCSVCKGTCKTVEKCKRFLDLSRDGRWAAIREFGLCRTCLRCHNGNCKAKPCGKNGCTVRHHELLHNDQKAERSAAVIANPVSVASTITESNQSHGCNLHRTLSSAVLFRYLPVVLQGINKTVHTYAFFDDGSELTLLDNKLAEELQLDGEISPLCLRWTGGRERHEENSRIVDVGIAGMNSNATVYNLRNVRTVEELLLPPQTLDAIELSNMYPHLRGLPIKSYRDAQPRILIGLKHTQISLVLQIREGGMDQPIAAKTRLGWTVYGGSIECVSRTVQCAFHEQHQDQRTEESMHQAMKDYFALDSTGVSKLDNVLLSTEDRRSQHLLQSLTKFRNGRYETGLLWRFDHIRLPDSRAMALRRFHCLENRMKKDPGLAEALNSKIFDYLAKGYIRQLSLSELARPYQRTWYLPIFPVTNPNKPGKLRIVWDAAATSYGQSLNTNLLKGPDQLSSLFSILLQFRKYRIGLTGDIREMFHQVDISEQDQQCQRFYWRDESGEIGTFVMRMMTFGSCCSPSCAQYIKNINAQRHSRDYPEAAEMIIKSHYVDDMLVSVESEEQAIELAQKVKFVHSQGGFEIRNWISNSNRVLAALKEGSIAEKNLDLTSEMGTEKVLGIWWCTTSNTFTYRVGWSRLDRALLEGRRHPTKREVLRVLMTIFDPLGLIANFLMFLKILLQEVWRSGVQWDDPIDELSYEKWKLWLKVLPEVEKVSVPRCYRVLTSLSARMEIQLHTFVDASENGFAATVHLRYVQNGMVECNLVSAKTRVAPLKFTSIPRLELQAAVIGTRLARTIEECLSTPISKRYFWTDSWDVICWINSDHRRYSQFVAFRISEILELTEINEWRWVPTKLNVADDATKWVGRPNMTPENRWFKGPEFLQRPEEEWPKFPTRKSSTTAELRPSLLLHYITPDAIIIVNKYSSWKRLVNVVARVYRFPANCHRKQQGKPIVTGPLTTEELQTGECYLYRRAQIEAYPEEIAILLKAQEYPEEPRKQIPKNSELYQLSPVLDRYEVVRMQGRTRHCVYATEDAKNPIVMPRDHYITTLIIAYYHNKYHHQNHETTVNELRQKYKIARLRVCYAKVRRQCQRCKNDSAVPYPPIMADLPPARVAAFSRPFTHVGVDYFGPMEVVVGRRVEKRWGMLATCLTIRAIHIELVHSLNTDSCIMALRRFIARRGTPKVLFSDRGTNFVGASRELREAEGTINQQKIMEEFVSTETQWLFNPPAAPHMGGSWERLIRTVKKNLASICPTKKPTDEVLRSLLTEIESVVNSRPLTHVPIDDESDPALTPNHLLLGSSNGTKPLSVNDNSGLALKQGWRASQTLANQFWKRWLTDYLPEITRRTKWFVHTRPVRKGDIVVIVDPKLPRNCWPKGKVIDTCVSKDNQIRSATVRTASGVYERPVTKLAVLDVLRD, from the coding sequence ATGCCACCTCTGAAGGAGGAAAAGTTAGAGTCTATCGTTGAATTTGCAGTGAGCGTACAAAACTTTTGTGCGACAGTTGATGCTTGTGGCCTGGAGGATCATCTCTACAACGTTTCTCTTCTTCAACAGCTGGTTAACAAACTTCCGTCGTCGATTAAATTAGACTGGGCGCGTCATCGTCGATCCGTCCCCAGGGTCAACTTGGCGACTTTTGGGAATTGGGTGTATTCTCTTGCTGAAGTCATAAGcactgtttctattccttcgatTATACAGGAGCCTAAGCTAGCTCGTAACGATGGTCGCAACAACAAGAAAACCAGCGGTTTCTTGAATGCACATCTTGAGTCTCCAGAGCAAAACACCGTAGATACACTATCAAATGCAAAGTACGCCGAAAAGACTCAACCCGTCTTCAGAGATCGTCTATATAACCCTTGTTCAGTATGCAAAGGCACGTGTAAGACGGTGGAGAAGTGCAAACGTTTTCTGGATCTTTCTCGAGATGGTCGATGGGCTGCTATACGTGAATTCGGACTATGTCGTACATGCTTACGTTGTCACAATGGAAATTGCAAGGCAAAACCTTGTGGCAAGAATGGTTGTACTGTCAGGCACCATGAACTGTTACACAACGATCAGAAAGCTGAGAGATCTGCGGCAGTTATAGCTAATCCTGTGAGCGTAGCGTCCACAATAACTGAGTCGAATCAGTCTCATGGATGTAATCTTCATCGTACGTTATCCTCCGCAGTACTATTTCGATATCTTCCAGTTGTGCTGCAAGGGATCAACAAAACCGTTCATACCTATGCTTTCTTTGATGACGGTTCTGAACTCACTCTGCTGGATAACAAGTTGGCTGAAGAGTTACAGCTTGATGGTGAAATTAGTCCACTCTGTTTACGGTGGACAGGAGGAAGAGAGCGTCATGAAGAGAACTCCCGAATTGTAGACGTAGGAATAGCTGGAATGAATAGTAACGCTACTGTGTACAATCTGCGTAATGTACGTACGGTGGAAGAGCTGCTGTTACCTCCTCAAACGTTAGACGCGATAGAATTGTCCAACATGTACCCACATCTCCGGGGTTTACCCATTAAATCGTACCGCGATGCGCAACCGCGTATCCTTATAGGTTTGAAACACACGCAAATCAGTTTGGTTCTGCAAATCAGAGAAGGTGGTATGGATCAGCCTATTGCAGCGAAGACAAGGCTGGGGTGGACCGTCTATGGCGGCTCTATCGAGTGTGTTTCCCGTACAGTGCAGTGTGCCTTCCACGAGCAACACCAAGACCAGCGAACGGAGGAAAGCATGCATCAAGCAATGAAAGATTATTTCGCTTTAGATAGTACCGGAGTATCGAAGCTGGATAACGTGCTTTTATCTACTGAAGATCGTCGATCCCAACACTTGCTGCAGTCTCTTACTAAATTTAGGAACGGTCGGTACGAGACCGGACTTCTCTGGCGGTTCGATCACATACGTCTCCCCGATAGCCGCGCTATGGCTCTTCGGCGTTTTCATTGCTTGGAAAATCGCATGAAGAAAGATCCAGGTTTGGCCGAAGCTCTCAACTCGAAAATTTTCGACTATCTAGCGAAAGGATACATCCGCCAGCTTTCACTCAGCGAACTCGCTCGGCCGTACCAACGAACATGGTATCTTCCTATCTTTCCCGTTACAAACCCAAACAAGCCTGGAAAATTAAGAATTGTTTGGGATGCAGCAGCTACATCTTACGGCCAATCTCTTAACACCAATCTGCTAAAGGGCCCTGATCAGCTCAGCTCCCTGTTCTCCATTCTTCTTCAGTTCAGGAAGTATCGGATCGGACTGACTGGTGACATCCGTGAAATGTTTCACCAGGTGGATATCTCTGAACAAGATCAGCAATGTCAACGGTTCTACTGGAGAGATGAGTCCGGAGAAATCGGTACCTTTGTGATGCGTATGATGACGTTCGGATCATGCTGCTCTCCAAGCTGTGCCCAATATATCAAAAACATCAATGCTCAGCGCCATTCTCGAGACTACCCGGAAGCAGCAGAAATGATCATCAAGAGTCACTACGTCGATGATATGTTAGTCAGTGTCGAAAGTGAAGAGCAGGCCATTGAATTAGCACAGAAAGTAAAATTCGTCCACTCGCAAGGCGGCTTTGAAATTCGCAATTGGATTAGCAATTCGAATCGCGTCTTAGCAGCTCTGAAAGAAGGAAGTATTGCGGAAAAGAATTTGGATCTGACCTCTGAGATGGGTACCGAAAAGGTATTAGGCATATGGTGGTGCACGACATCGAATACGTTCACGTACAGAGTTGGTTGGAGCAGACTTGATCGCGCGCTCTTGGAAGGACGTCGTCATCCTACAAAAAGAGAAGTCCTGCGAGTCCTTATGACGATATTCGACCCTCTCGGTCTAATTGCTAACTTTCTCATGTTCCTGAAAATTCTGCTGCAAGAAGTTTGGCGATCTGGTGTCCAATGGGATGATCCCATTGACGAATTGTCGTACGAAAAGTGGAAGCTGTGGCTAAAAGTTCTACCTGAAGTGGAGAAAGTGTCAGTCCCTCGCTGTTATCGAGTTCTTACTAGTCTCAGCGCTAGAATGGAGATTCAGTTGCATACATTCGTTGATGCTAGCGAGAACGGGTTCGCAGCTACTGTACATCTTCGATATGTCCAGAACGGCATGGTGGAATGCAACTTAGTATCGGCCAAGACGCGGGTGGCCccattgaaatttacttcaATCCCAAGGCTCGAGCTTCAAGCTGCTGTAATAGGTACACGGTTAGCACGAACGATTGAAGAATGCCTCTCCACTCCTATATCTAAACGCTACTTCTGGACTGATTCATGGGATGTCATTTGCTGGATAAACTCAGATCACCGGCGGTACTCACAGTTCGTTGCGTTCCGTATTAGCGAAATTCTCGAATTAACTGAAATTAATGAATGGCGCTGGGTACCCACCAAGTTAAACGTAGCTGACGACGCTACTAAATGGGTTGGTCGACCGAATATGACTCCTGAAAACAGATGGTTCAAAGGACCTGAATTCCTCCAGCGTCCGGAAGAGGAGTGGCCTAAGTTTCCAACCAGAAAGAGCTCAACCACAGCAGAACTTCGACCGAGTCTTTTACTGCATTACATAACTCCTGATGCCATTATTATCGTAAACAAGTATTCCAGTTGGAAACGGCTTGTCAACGTCGTCGCACGTGTTTATCGTTTTCCTGCAAATTGCCATCGCAAACAGCAAGGGAAACCAATCGTAACCGGTCCTCTCACAACCGAAGAGCTGCAGACTGGAGAGTGTTACCTCTATCGCCGTGCGCAAATAGAAGCTTATCCGGAGGAAATAGCCATATTACTGAAAGCCCAGGAATACCCAGAAGAACCACGCAAGCAAATACCAAAAAATAGTGAACTCTATCAGCTATCACCGGTACTTGATCGTTACGAAGTCGTAAGAATGCAAGGAAGAACGCGGCACTGCGTCTATGCTACTGAAGATGCAAAAAACCCTATAGTTATGCCACGTGACCACTACATAACCACCCTGATAATAGCATATTACCACAATAAATACCACCACCAGAACCACGAAACCACCGTAAATGAGCTTCGCCAGAAATACAAGATCGCTAGACTTCGAGTATGTTACGCAAAGGTCAGAAGGCAGTGCCAGCGGTGTAAGAACGACAGCGCTGTTCCGTATCCCCCGATCATGGCTGATCTTCCGCCAGCACGAGTTGCGGCTTTCTCACGACCGTTTACGCATGTTGGCGTCGACTATTTCGGGCCAATGGAGGTTGTCGTAGGAAGAAGAGTGGAGAAACGATGGGGAATGCTAGCCACCTGCTTGACAATTCGCGCGATCCACATTGAATTAGTACACTCACTCAACACAGACTCATGCATTATGGCTCTCCGCAGATTTATCGCCCGTCGTGGTACGCCAAAAGTACTGTTCAGCGACCGCGGGACAAACTTCGTGGGCGCAAGCCGAGAACTTCGTGAGGCTGAGGGTACTATAAACCAGCAGAAAATTATGGAAGAGTTTGTCTCCACAGAAACCCAGTGGCTGTTCAATCCACCCGCCGCACCGCACATGGGCGGCAGTTGGGAAAGACTAATTCGCACAGTAAAGAAAAATTTAGCCTCTATATGCCCAACAAAGAAACCTACAGATGAAGTACTCCGCAGCCTTCTGACCGAAATTGAAAGCGTGGTTAATTCCCGTCCATTGACTCATGTACCAATCGACGACGAATCGGACCCTGCTCTTACTCCGAATCATCTTCTGCTCGGCTCTTCAAACGGAACTAAGCCGTTATCCGTAAACGACAACAGCGGTTTGGCGTTAAAGCAAGGATGGCGTGCCTCTCAAACTCTAGCTAACCAGTTCTGGAAGCGTTGGCTAACAGACTACCTGCCAGAAATCACCAGACGAACAAAGTGGTTCGTCCACACACGGCCAGTTAGGAAAGGAGACATCGTGGTCATCGTAGATCCTAAGCTGCCCCGAAACTGCTGGCCGAAGGGCAAGGTCATCGATACCTGCGTATCCAAGGACAATCAGATACGTTCTGCAACAGTGCGTACAGCGAGTGGCGTGTACGAGCGACCCGTGACCAAGCTTGCAGTTCTGGACGTCTTGCGTGACTAG